One region of Bdellovibrio bacteriovorus genomic DNA includes:
- a CDS encoding NHL repeat-containing protein — MRTLRYVTLCLGLSLILVGCSINTALFGSSKSKGSSSGGDNLQAVKGNFPLMTPFTGQFKNYLRAAPNKKFVFANAFNDIYVVSESGTYLKSFTPADTFSVNGLTVDSSGNIYIAGAAASPNENTHRFIRKYDINGTYLGEIVTYGDEDPGAGVYVPLPTQPRIGADGSIYVAFNAEIRKYNSAGVHQLTFGTGTQAANDGEINGAPVFTVNSDGSIYVADMWSDRVQLFNADGTFNSKFTWPRQIAMSMLEDLQKNADGNFLLTERMGSDARITFFDPTGALLFSLNGSEGGGAAWGTSDLTTATVSENRLYVGYRETVYVFNASTGAYVKDYLPGMKNPTSVLQAKNGHFYVGTDKGVEQFNAKGDWQRTFEPVAQITALAVTSSNVLVVANASTPTTLNKYDLDGNLLGTVVVPALAAPYSMSVDANDNIYIADLGGGGLQVLSTALGTASAFPGAIGVPSGVHCAKDGSILVLDFDGTKSIPKRFSAAGALLDTFDAAGADVDVGTALGITQIGNGRVYIAGTIKNKIYEYEADGTYVTNFGSAGTQLNQFNQPWSIFADAFGSLFVVDKSNDAVKKFKPDGTLLYE; from the coding sequence ATGAGAACTCTACGGTACGTTACTTTATGCTTGGGACTATCGCTGATCCTTGTCGGCTGTTCAATCAACACCGCTCTTTTCGGAAGTTCAAAATCAAAAGGGTCTTCTTCGGGCGGCGACAACTTGCAAGCAGTCAAAGGCAACTTCCCTTTGATGACACCGTTCACCGGACAATTTAAAAATTATCTGCGAGCCGCACCCAACAAGAAATTCGTGTTCGCTAATGCCTTTAATGACATTTATGTCGTCTCTGAATCAGGCACTTATTTAAAAAGTTTTACTCCCGCAGATACTTTCAGCGTTAATGGTCTGACCGTTGACAGCAGCGGAAACATTTACATCGCGGGTGCTGCTGCTTCTCCAAATGAAAACACCCACCGATTTATTCGAAAATACGATATTAACGGCACCTACTTGGGTGAAATTGTAACCTATGGAGATGAAGATCCCGGCGCTGGAGTTTATGTGCCACTTCCTACGCAACCCCGCATTGGGGCCGACGGTTCCATCTATGTGGCATTCAACGCTGAAATTCGTAAATACAATTCAGCGGGTGTACACCAACTGACTTTCGGTACGGGAACTCAAGCCGCCAATGACGGTGAGATCAATGGAGCTCCGGTCTTCACTGTGAACAGCGATGGAAGTATTTATGTGGCTGACATGTGGTCAGACCGGGTGCAGCTTTTTAATGCCGATGGTACTTTCAACTCTAAATTCACTTGGCCACGACAAATTGCTATGTCGATGCTAGAAGACCTTCAAAAAAATGCCGACGGAAACTTTCTTCTTACCGAGCGTATGGGCAGCGATGCTCGCATCACATTTTTTGATCCGACAGGGGCTCTTCTTTTTTCACTCAATGGTTCCGAAGGTGGAGGCGCTGCATGGGGAACGAGTGACCTCACGACAGCCACTGTTTCGGAAAACCGTCTTTATGTCGGCTATCGCGAGACCGTGTATGTTTTTAATGCCTCCACGGGAGCTTACGTAAAAGACTACCTTCCGGGAATGAAAAACCCAACCAGCGTTCTGCAAGCTAAGAACGGTCATTTCTATGTGGGAACCGATAAGGGCGTTGAGCAGTTTAATGCCAAGGGCGACTGGCAAAGAACTTTCGAGCCCGTGGCTCAGATCACTGCTCTTGCAGTGACTAGCAGTAACGTCCTTGTTGTTGCAAACGCCTCTACTCCGACGACTCTTAATAAGTACGATCTTGATGGAAATCTTTTAGGTACCGTCGTTGTGCCAGCCCTTGCGGCTCCGTACAGTATGTCTGTGGATGCCAACGACAATATTTACATCGCCGATCTTGGCGGCGGTGGCTTGCAGGTTCTATCAACGGCATTAGGCACAGCCTCTGCTTTTCCTGGAGCGATTGGAGTTCCCTCAGGCGTCCACTGCGCCAAAGATGGAAGTATTTTGGTACTGGATTTTGACGGTACTAAATCCATCCCCAAAAGATTCAGTGCTGCGGGAGCTCTGCTAGATACGTTCGATGCCGCCGGTGCCGACGTCGATGTAGGAACTGCCTTAGGCATCACTCAAATCGGCAATGGCCGCGTTTATATTGCAGGCACTATCAAAAACAAAATCTACGAGTATGAAGCTGATGGGACCTACGTCACGAATTTCGGCAGTGCAGGTACGCAATTAAATCAATTCAACCAACCCTGGAGCATTTTTGCCGATGCCTTCGGAAGTCTTTTTGTCGTGGATAAAAGTAACGATGCCGTCAAAAAATTCAAACCGGACGGCACCCTGCTTTACGAATAA
- the serA gene encoding phosphoglycerate dehydrogenase: MSALRILLVENIHPVAQQTLISEGYKVDLIPHAPSEEELLKILPNYDVLGIRSKTEITANVLKSNPHLTTIGCFCIGTNQVDLMTARESGVPVFNAPHSNTRSVAELVIAEMISLSRQLGDRNTKAHVGEWVKSAEGSREVRGKTLGIVGYGHIGSQVSILAESMGLKVVFYDVIKKLPLGNAVAKSSLEELLKVSDFVTLHVPETSETKDMIGAKELAMMKKGSHLINASRGTVVVIEALVEALKSKHIAGCAIDVFPEEPASNKEKFKSPLQGIPNVILTPHIGGSTEEAQYAIGMEVAESFRRYLKIGSSSGAVNFPNVDLPVKQGTSRILNVHKNEPGVLGEINGLISRAGANIEGQYLSTDEKIGYLVMDVHSAQAQALAADIGKLSRSIRTRVVY, translated from the coding sequence GTGAGCGCTCTTAGAATTCTTCTTGTTGAAAACATCCATCCAGTAGCGCAGCAAACTTTGATTTCTGAAGGGTACAAAGTGGACCTGATCCCGCATGCACCTTCTGAAGAAGAATTACTGAAGATTCTTCCTAACTACGACGTTTTAGGCATTCGCTCAAAAACAGAAATCACCGCCAATGTTCTAAAGAGCAATCCTCACCTAACAACGATTGGCTGCTTTTGCATTGGTACAAATCAGGTCGACTTAATGACTGCGCGAGAGTCTGGGGTTCCTGTTTTCAATGCCCCTCACTCCAACACAAGATCGGTCGCAGAATTGGTTATCGCTGAAATGATTTCTTTGTCCCGCCAATTGGGTGACAGAAACACGAAGGCCCATGTTGGCGAGTGGGTGAAATCGGCTGAAGGCTCTCGCGAAGTGCGCGGTAAAACCTTGGGCATTGTCGGTTATGGTCATATCGGAAGCCAGGTCAGTATTCTTGCGGAATCGATGGGCCTAAAAGTCGTATTTTATGATGTGATTAAAAAACTTCCTTTGGGGAATGCTGTTGCTAAATCTTCTTTGGAAGAATTATTGAAAGTCTCCGATTTTGTGACTTTGCACGTTCCAGAAACTTCAGAAACCAAAGACATGATCGGCGCTAAGGAACTAGCGATGATGAAAAAAGGAAGTCACCTGATCAATGCCAGCCGTGGTACGGTGGTGGTGATCGAAGCTCTGGTTGAGGCGCTTAAATCAAAGCACATTGCCGGTTGCGCGATCGACGTGTTCCCTGAAGAGCCTGCCTCTAATAAAGAGAAATTTAAATCTCCACTTCAAGGAATTCCGAATGTGATTTTGACTCCGCACATTGGCGGTAGTACAGAAGAAGCTCAATATGCCATCGGCATGGAAGTCGCAGAAAGTTTCCGTCGCTATTTGAAAATTGGATCCTCGTCTGGAGCAGTGAATTTTCCGAATGTGGATCTGCCGGTGAAGCAGGGAACATCGCGTATTTTGAATGTTCATAAGAACGAACCGGGTGTGTTGGGTGAAATCAATGGTTTGATTTCTAGAGCTGGCGCCAATATCGAAGGCCAGTACCTGTCGACGGACGAAAAAATCGGTTATCTGGTCATGGACGTTCATTCGGCGCAAGCTCAAGCGCTCGCAGCCGACATTGGTAAGCTATCACGTTCTATCCGCACGCGTGTCGTTTACTAA